In one window of Branchiostoma floridae strain S238N-H82 chromosome 14, Bfl_VNyyK, whole genome shotgun sequence DNA:
- the LOC118430013 gene encoding glyceraldehyde-3-phosphate dehydrogenase-like isoform X2 — translation MPKVGINGFGRIGRLVLRSAVEKGQEVVAINDPFIQLDYMVYMFKYDSTHGKFKGEVSADADSSSLVVNGKKIKVFNEMNPANIKWAEAGAEYIVESTGVFTTIAKAKAHLDAGAKKVIISAPSADAPMFVMGVNQEKYEKSMDIVSNASCTTNCLAPLAKVINDEFGIEEGLMTTVHAYTATQKTVDGPSAKAWRDGRGAHQNIIPASTGAAKAVGKVIPELNGKLTGMAFRVPVPDVSVVDLTCRLKKGASYDEIKAVVKKASEGPLKGYLGYTDEDVVSADFIGDGRSSIFDAKAGIALTNNFVKLVTWYDNEYGYSFRVVDLIQYMASKE, via the exons ATGCCTAAGGTTGGAATCAACGG GTTTGGTCGTATTGGCCGTCTGGTGCTGCGGTCTGCCGTTGAGAAGGGCCAGGAGGTGGTCGCCATTAACGACCCTTTCATCCAGCTGGACTACATG GTGTACATGTTCAAGTATGACTCCACCCATGGCAAGTTCAAGGGCGAGGTGTCTGCTGATGCTGACTCCTCTTCGCTGGTTGTCAACGGGAAGAAAATCAAGGTCTTCAATGA GATGAACCCAGCTAACATCAAATGGGCGGAAGCAGGTGCTGAGTACATCGTTGAGTCTACTGGTGTCTTTACCACCATTGCCAAGGCAAAG GCTCACCTTGATGCGGGAGCGAAGAAGGTCATCATCTCAGCTCCCTCTGCTGATGCGCCGATGTTCGTCATGGGTGTCAACCAGGAAAAGTACGAGAAGAGCATGGACATTGTCAG CAATGCTTCCTGCACCACCAACTGCTTGGCCCCACTGGCCAAGGTCATCAACGATGAATTTGGCATCGAGGAGGGTCTCATGACCACGGTACACGCCTACACCGCCACGCAGAAGACCGTGGACGGCCCAAGCGCGAAGGCCTGGCGTGACGGGCGCGGTGCCCACCAGAATATCATCCCAGCAAGCACTGGGGCAGCCAAGGCTGTGGGCAAGGTCATTCCTGAGCTGAACGG GAAGCTGACAGGCATGGCGTTCCGTGTGCCGGTCCCTGATGTGTCCGTGGTCGACCTGACCTGCCGACTGAAGAAAGGA GCTTCCTATGATGAGATCAAGGCTGTGGTGAAGAAGGCATCTGAGGGCCCACTGAAGGGATATCTGGGATACACGGATGAGGAT GTTGTCTCAGCTGACTTCATTGGGGATGGGCGCTCCAGTATCTTTGATGCCAAGGCTGGCATCGCTCTGACAAATAATTTTGTCAAGCTGGTCACATG GTATGACAATGAATACGGCTACAGCTTCCGTGTTGTCGACCTCATCCAGTACATGGCCAGCAAGGAATAG
- the LOC118430013 gene encoding glyceraldehyde-3-phosphate dehydrogenase 2-like isoform X1 produces the protein MPKVGINGFGRIGRLVLRSAVEKGQEVVAINDPFIQLDYMVYMFKYDSTHGKFKGEVSADADSSSLVVNGKKIKVFNEMNPANIKWAEAGAEYIVESTGVFTTIAKAKAHLDAGAKKVIISAPSADAPMFVMGVNQEKYEKSMDIVSNASCTTNCLAPLAKVINDEFGIEEGLMTTVHAYTATQKTVDGPSAKAWRDGRGAHQNIIPASTGAAKAVGKVIPELNGKLTGMAFRVPVPDVSVVDLTCRLKKGASYDEIKAVVKKASEGPLKGYLGYTDEDVVSSDFMGDTHSSIFDAKAGIALTNNFVKLVSWYDNEYGYSFRVVDLIQYMASKE, from the exons ATGCCTAAGGTTGGAATCAACGG GTTTGGTCGTATTGGCCGTCTGGTGCTGCGGTCTGCCGTTGAGAAGGGCCAGGAGGTGGTCGCCATTAACGACCCTTTCATCCAGCTGGACTACATG GTGTACATGTTCAAGTATGACTCCACCCATGGCAAGTTCAAGGGCGAGGTGTCTGCTGATGCTGACTCCTCTTCGCTGGTTGTCAACGGGAAGAAAATCAAGGTCTTCAATGA GATGAACCCAGCTAACATCAAATGGGCGGAAGCAGGTGCTGAGTACATCGTTGAGTCTACTGGTGTCTTTACCACCATTGCCAAGGCAAAG GCTCACCTTGATGCGGGAGCGAAGAAGGTCATCATCTCAGCTCCCTCTGCTGATGCGCCGATGTTCGTCATGGGTGTCAACCAGGAAAAGTACGAGAAGAGCATGGACATTGTCAG CAATGCTTCCTGCACCACCAACTGCTTGGCCCCACTGGCCAAGGTCATCAACGATGAATTTGGCATCGAGGAGGGTCTCATGACCACGGTACACGCCTACACCGCCACGCAGAAGACCGTGGACGGCCCAAGCGCGAAGGCCTGGCGTGACGGGCGCGGTGCCCACCAGAATATCATCCCAGCAAGCACTGGGGCAGCCAAGGCTGTGGGCAAGGTCATTCCTGAGCTGAACGG GAAGCTGACAGGCATGGCGTTCCGTGTGCCGGTCCCTGATGTGTCCGTGGTCGACCTGACCTGCCGACTGAAGAAAGGA GCTTCCTATGATGAGATCAAGGCTGTGGTGAAGAAGGCATCTGAGGGCCCACTGAAGGGATATCTGGGATACACGGATGAGGAT GTGGTGTCCTCAGACTTCATGGGCGACACCCACTCCAGTATCTTTGACGCCAAGGCGGGCATCGCACTGACCAACAACTTTGTCAAGCTTGTCTCTTG GTATGACAATGAATACGGCTACAGCTTCCGTGTTGTCGACCTCATCCAGTACATGGCCAGCAAGGAATAG